In Rhizobium gallicum bv. gallicum R602sp, the following proteins share a genomic window:
- a CDS encoding LysR substrate-binding domain-containing protein, producing MRSLAGLIDFECAARWQSFKLASLELHKTPAAVSQQIKTLEQTLGFSLFERHPRGVTITDKGKELAETIAKALLLLDQKINDLADGAGDRVLRVSTTHSFAMKWLIPRIPRFNLAYPEVDFRLEATDEPVPLKSGKCDVVVRHARYEPHVADDLTFPDRLVMVASPSLLERSGRPDLLIDDIDGLPIIYEGSTHPWMLLLEARGMLGKTLSFTRAFSHAGLLVQAAVSGDGVALVSAAIASDDILAGRLVMAADLFVPSSYCYTVLTASSSATKIQVKHFRSWIGEEMRRCT from the coding sequence ATGCGCAGCCTGGCGGGACTTATTGATTTCGAATGCGCCGCGCGCTGGCAGAGCTTCAAGCTTGCCTCGCTTGAGCTTCATAAGACACCGGCTGCCGTGAGCCAGCAGATCAAGACTCTTGAACAAACGCTGGGCTTTTCCCTGTTCGAGCGTCACCCGCGCGGCGTGACGATTACCGATAAGGGTAAAGAACTTGCCGAGACCATTGCCAAGGCACTTCTGCTACTCGACCAGAAAATAAACGACCTTGCTGATGGCGCCGGCGACCGGGTGCTACGGGTTTCGACGACTCATTCATTCGCAATGAAATGGCTCATCCCAAGAATTCCGCGCTTCAACCTCGCCTATCCAGAGGTCGACTTTAGGCTGGAGGCGACAGATGAACCGGTACCGTTGAAGTCGGGCAAATGCGACGTCGTGGTACGACATGCCAGGTATGAACCGCATGTGGCAGACGACTTGACGTTCCCGGATCGCTTGGTGATGGTCGCGAGCCCAAGCCTTCTTGAAAGGTCGGGGCGCCCGGACCTCTTGATCGATGACATAGATGGCCTTCCGATAATCTATGAAGGTTCAACGCACCCTTGGATGCTATTGCTGGAAGCGCGGGGCATGCTTGGGAAGACGTTGTCTTTCACCCGAGCCTTTAGCCATGCTGGATTGCTCGTCCAGGCGGCGGTTTCCGGTGACGGGGTGGCACTGGTATCTGCAGCGATCGCGTCTGACGACATTTTGGCGGGCAGACTTGTTATGGCTGCCGATCTGTTCGTTCCATCGTCCTACTGCTACACGGTGCTGACGGCCTCCTCTAGTGCCACTAAGATCCAGGTGAAGCATTTCCGATCATGGATCGGCGAGGAAATGAGGCGATGTACTTAA